Within Bactrocera oleae isolate idBacOlea1 chromosome 6, idBacOlea1, whole genome shotgun sequence, the genomic segment TGTTTCACTGTTCTCATTAGTTATGTGCACTTTATTATTATCACGTCCtagctaatattttttttttacaatataatcacagcaaataattgaaattattttcacaagACGCGACAAAAATTAATACGAGGCACGCTGAAATGTCATTTTACTACCTGTCAAAAAATTCACTTATTGTTGCCGgactattttaattataatataaatatgagtTAGACCAAGTTCAGATGCGGAAAGTTTTTTGATGGCAACTGGTACTATGTGAGAGAGAGGCTGACGATGAAAGGGAAGAGCACCATGTTGCTTAAACATGCGTAAGCTATGGAGCACATCGCATACATATGTCAAAAATACACGTACTCTTGTaatgaatatattaatttatctttaccctcaaatatttgttaaacTATAACAAACATTATTTTGGAATATTGACAACACTGAATCTACCAGCTGGATTTGTTACAAAATTTTTGGTATGTCATTTGCGCAAACAAATTAGGGAATACAATTTTTCCGATTTTGTTATTTTGAGTTCACTGAAATCATTTTGCCTTGCTAATTGTGCAATCAAACCGTGGTGTTGAAAAGTGAACTCTGACCTTGTATTTTTGTAGCAATGGGTTTTTTGAATTACGTTTTTGGCCCGAAATTGTATCAGGAGTATGGCTTGGATAAGGTATATCTATACATAGAGAAATTATCTATAGTTTTCTAAAACGTAAACATAATCTGATTTTAGAAACTTTACGAGCCCGGTGGCTTGGAGCGCCTTGGTGATCAAATAATATCCACGGTAAGTTTTCTCAGCCTTTCATGTATGGTAATTTCTTCAGGCATACATATTTTACCCAATATTAACTAGaggttatgtatgtatttacatttatatagtaTAATGACTTGTCAATTACAGCTTTCGTTAATGTGGAATATCAGTTATTACACTTCGCCGTTTATAGTGACTTTCTTGTATAAAAGAGGCTATTTGGTGGCAGACTCAATTTCGTCGTTCGCCAAGTTCTCTACCAGTATtggtattattgttgttataacaCTATGTATCCGTGGTTTTGGTCGCACACAGTCCAAATCATATGTAAAAATGATTAAGGCAATTGAAATGTCCAAGCTATCTTCCTCCGATGAAGAAACAAAGCGTGCACTTCGAAAGTTCGATTTTGATTTCCGTTCATGGATGGTAAACTTCGATGCACGTAGTGTGCAAGGGTAAGAGCAGTGTTATTGAAACATACGAGTAGAAgcaaaataattgtaatattCATTTCAGAGATGACAAGAAAAGACAATTGATATCTGCCAGTAGCCGCGACAGCCGACAATTAAGATTTGCCAATTTACCTTGCAAAATTGCAGCTTATTTTGCCATTCACACTTTTGGCATACGAATGATTTATCCAGGATAcattaaaatattgcaaaactatttgagtaagtaatattttataaaaaaaaggagaCTTCATAAACAATTATTGTCCCTATTTGCAGATAGTTTTTTGATAGAAGGACGAGCAAAATTGGTTGAGGACCACAATGCCGTGAGGTACAAAGTGAAAACCGTAGATTTCAATGAGATCGATAGCATTTTTGTGGACAACCGTCAAAACGGTAGCACAAATGGCAATACCCTTGTAATTTGCTCCGAAGGTTTGTTCCTACtttcataattttcatataaaaatttaaaactcttTGTTATAATactaatttacttaatttttaaaaggaaATGCCGCGTACTATGAAATCGGTATAATGAGTACACCGCTCTCGCTAAAATATTCTGTATTAGGATGGAATCATCCTGGTTTTGCCGGTAGCACTGGTGCACCGTATCCTGAGCAGGACAAAAACGCTATTGATGCTGTTGTCCAATTAGCAATTCACCGTCTTGGCTTTGCTGTTGAAGACATCATTTTGTACGGTTGGAGTATTGGTGGTGTGAGCGCATTGTGGGCATCAAATCTATATCCCGATGTGAAAGGAGTGGTATGAATTATTCTATAATACAATTACTATGTGAAGTTCATGCTGACATTTATGTAGATTTTGGACGCAACATTCGATGATATATTGTACCTTGCTCAATCGCGTATGCCTGAGAGCCTATCGGGTATAGTCAGACTTGGTATACGTGAATATTGCAACTTAAATAATGTGGAATCTATACAAAATTATAATGGACCAATATCTCTTATACGCCGCACTGAGGATGAAATTATTTCAGAGTATGTAATTTTTAGTTGATAGCATTTATTTGCAGTTTAATATTCATTAATtactatttcaaataatatagaGATAATCGAATTGAGACAAATCGTGGCAACTACTTAGTTCTAACGCTACTAAAGTATCGTTATCcgctaatttttaaaactagtcAGTTAACACGGATAAAGAAACTCATATCACGCCCTGTGGATCCGAAGAGCTTTTCATGTAATGTATTgtacttataaataataaaatttatgattacTGTTTGTGTTCGCGAAAGGAATTTCTGTAACAATAATATGCcatcattgaaaatttttagtaaacaaCGATGATCTCTGCATGTCACGGCTCATAACGTATGCTTCCGATCAGGGTAAATCTTTTCCAATGCTAATCGGTGAGGATTATACAGAGGACACTCGCGACCAAATGGCTGATTTCTTAGTGAGTACTcgaaaaatttattgctttttaattaaTACCAATTCTTGCTATTTTTGTTGCAGCTGAGGAAACATTTCCGTGACTACAAATCTACACATTGCACCCCATTACCCAAAGACCTCTTTGACATTCCTTGGGACATTCCCATTGAAAacggttttgtttttacttaatTCACTTTAAGCATGTGTGGTAGCCATGACTGAGGTTGAGCAAAATGCTTAATTGTACACAAAGCCGAAAAGTACTAAATATTCGTTGACCATTGCTAGTCTATAGATATGTTTTGGTTTTGTATACCATAAGTGTGAAGGCATTTAGTTTTTACtttatcaatataatttctatgaataacaaaaatgtttttttgggGCGCTgtcataatgaaattttaataaaaatgtcagtgtatacatatactatatataaaataaataatgtaaaaaaattaaaccgaattaaatgacaaaaacaaaaaaaaaattggttcaaAACAGTTAAAGCGATATTCTATTTGCatctgtattttgttttttttttttgtaatctgtTTCCTTTGCAAGCTTAATATGAATACTAGAAACATATACAAGTGGTTAGTTCTACTATCGGCAGTTTCATTAGCCAGCTGCTTTTGGAGTAATCGTGTTATAGAAGActttataaatagtttttcaaACGTTGCAGAGGTATTTTACAACTACACTGCAAGCCCTTTCTGTGACTTATATTTTTGCTCAACATCCAGGACGATGAATGTGATCAACCCGATGCGTGTGATGAGATGCAAGTTATGTTGCATCTGGCTTGCATTCGTGTGACAAGTCCCGAACGTATATTACTTTTATTGACCTCGGACTCGTTGCCTAAGGCTTGCACTAAAACATCCAGTGTGATGCAACACATAAACGAAACTCTAACAGATTGTGTGCCACTACCAACAACGAATTTGTATATGCGTTTATATCGGGCTTTAATATTCTTCTATGGACAAATGTGTGGCCCAGCTGAAACCAAGTCGAAACGTTGGTAAACCAACATGGTCTCCATCtatgaaattatgaaattacattaaataaaaactctacACAAATATTCTATTTGATATGCAGATTTAGAAAAGTATCGCAGCTGCATAACGGAACTTCGCGACGATCTAATTGATTGCGAGGGCCCTGCTGATTGGTTTGAGAAACGCAGTAAAACGTATGTTTGCAGGTGATGATGCAATTAATGAAATTATCAGTTGATATAGCAATTGTTTTACACACATAGGTACACTCTAATACACTGGAAGACTCTTAGATGATAGTTTAAACATATTACCATATTTAATGTGTGTATATGGTTAATACCAACACTATCGCCTACGCAAAGTCTAACTTTTATGAATCAGGGAATATACTTAGGGATAGGTGAAACTTTTTAACTATAATTATGACTTGATTGCTTTGTATAAAGATGACGactagttttttattttgtgactgtttttattattttgctaaaaagcaatatttttttagactATGAAGTTAAGTTTCGtcgtcatatacatacatataaaattataagaaatattttttggtgcAAAATCTTTTAGAAGTTATTaggtttttcaatatttaatttttcttaaattctaggtttgaaatatatttaaaataatgttttacaatattttattctcTACGGTAAGTTTTATATGCAAACGTTAAATATACACTTCACCTAGTCGATACGTTCttcctatatacatatgagtgTCCGAATTTGTTGCATACCTATTACTCTTTCTGCATAATTTTGAGAATTTAAatcgtttttgaaaattttatttacgaaaTCCTAGAACATTATTTTTAGTCCGAAATTATTTGTTAACATTTTGTAGACAATTCACCGAAATTATTAATTGTGATTATGTCAGAGCGGCAATGCTTTGCGGTCTTAAGCCAGCGCGTTTGCTTCGAAGTTTTGCGGCCGAAGTTATAAACAAAGCGCTATTGGTAAGTTAtggtagttttgtttttaatacttataaaatagttttataaatattaatatatgttttcTATTTCAATTATATCTTTGAATTACTATCATAGTCCAAGTGCCCGGTGTCATCTACGTTGCCACACGTGAATAATCCGATGTCAGATGGTGGCAGTAGAAGCTTCCCACACGTTTCTCCTGTtcaagtttatatatttttactagctTTTATGTTACAATGTTTAAtgcaataacaaatattattacagaaacaaaaccaaaaatttacgAACTTCTTGATTTTTTTCTAAGAATTCTTTTTGGATCCTCCAAAGCCAGAAAAACCCATAATAGCTGCCATATCATCAGACAAACCGCCACCCAGTAGATCTGTATCACTGGCTTTCCTTTTACGTTCTTTCCGTTTttcttttcgatgttccttgtAACGTTCTTCCTCCTCTTTAGCTTCACGTAGACGCCGTTCCAGCTCATaatctttttgtttttcttccaTCTTTTTTTTATTCGCCTGAAATCGTTCTTTTACTTGATCAACGGTACTGCGCTCCACTTTCATGGACATGCCCAAATTACGTTGATGCTTTTTTCCATTGATATGATCAAGAAAATTAATTGAGTCTTTAACGACACAATCGCATACATTGCAATAGTAGCCACCAGATTGTGAGGTAGGAGTGTTCTTGTTTATAACAACGCTTTTGCCGAGTTTACTATCAAGATCGACTTTGTAGTCCCGCCGCTTTAGGTTCTCGCGTTGTATGGGCTCtataagtttaaaacatttttattcccAATTTGTATCAAGTAATGCAATTATTTTGTAGGAATTTGTGTGTTTACATATCTACATgtcattaaatttatatatataaaaaatataaccttCATCCTTTGGATTTGCCTTAGCCGCCTGGTTTTGTAACCTTTCCTGTGCCAATCGTTGGTATTCTGTCTTATCCCATTTTCGGCGATGATCATCTGGTCGCATAGACATTATAAGCTGTTTATTAAAAAACcttcttttatttacaaatataattcCACAAATTATCACAACTCAAGCCAGTTGTAAACAAGACTCAACAATTTCCTTCCTACTCCTATTTGTGTTCCACAAAACAGTGTTGTCGTGTGGACTTCTTAGCACTCCTCTTACACACATGTGCTTACTACCAAAAACAACTTCTTCATTTCCTCTTTAATTcaatataagcaaatataaaaaataattttgattagtttaaatgaaaataattgttgaaatggcataacataatacttaatattataatttagttaACCTGCGCGTAAGAGTACCAGcctaaaatttactattttggGGCAAATAAATGCAACCATGTTTAAGGTGTTTAATAATACGTTAGTAGCGCGTTAAATAGactcaaagaaattgtttgatgCAAGAGAAGAGCCTAAAAACACTGTAGTGAGGAAAGCTGCGTAACAGACAACCATTATAaagtatatgtttatttaattcatttaattcaatattggATATGTTCGATAGCTTAGAGTTTCTGGTGAATTATCGTTTGAAATTGCGCTAAATAGAAGTGAATATAACATTGTTGTGGCGACATTGGAAGTAAGCTATTAAAATGGGCTGTGCCGAAAGTAAGGATGGAGATGAGCCCCAAATGAATCGTCCTAAATACCGAACATGTACAGATACGTTCTGGCTTGCTACATTTATACTATTTTGGTTATTTCTGGTGagtaattgaataaaatttaactcCTATTAATTTAGACGCACCGGTCATAAAAGGAAAAGTGTTGAGAGTCAGTTGAGTTTTAGCCAACTGAATTTTTTAAACACATACCTACAAGCAAATATATTACCTATGAGCGAAGATGATGGCGTCACTGTTTTagactttttatttattgtttttgttcttttttgccGCTTAACAGTTTTAAAGCAACTAGCAAaatgtataattattatttagatatgtatgtactgtaAATAAGATATTCGCATACTCTTCATTTATATGTCATAAGTAAATTTGAGCTCATATTTCATTTCTACACTCGGGATTAAAAGGCGGTTTACTTTCTTATATGTTTATGTTGCCGTGGTTTCAAAATTTGTAAGATTGAATGTTGGTATGCACTTATATCTTTAGTTTGTGGAGACAAGATAACGcatcataatatacatatatatgtacatagaaatatttgtgctatacatatgtatatgtatgtatacgcatGTCGTTGGATCACGATAATACAAATAACTATTTCTTCTCCTCAAatctttattatgagaaattgCAATTCTACTACACGCATGATTAACCAATTATAGCTCAATGTGTATATACGTACATTCCACAATGCAatcgtaaatataatatattgctgcTAATTGAatacaactttttattattacattttcagATTGTTATAGCGATATTTTCCTTCGTTTATGGCAATCCACTACGTGTGATTAACGGTTATGACTCATTCGGAAATACTTGTGGCGTAAAGCGCAATGAAAAATTTACGAATTTTCCACTTTCCGGCATGAACACAATAGATAAACCACAActgttttattttgattttaaaaatccGCGTCAATCtattaaaatttgtgtaaaagAATGCCCTTCAAGAAATATCTCTGACGTAAAGGAACTTTACAGATACTACATGGacacaaatacaaaactttGCCGCTATGACTTCAATATGGATACAATtcttaatacaaatataaaaaatattgacgaatatttcaattttttgggtcCTTGCCCAAAACTTCCAATTTATGAGGAGTAAGTAAAATGTGAATAGATGAACGTGAAATTGATTGACTTAAAAAAGTACGTTTTGTTCATTTTCTTAGATCGCCGGTTTTACATCGTTGTATGCCGAAAGGTAACAACGCTAAGGAATTATACAATTTGCTTAACTCATGGGATGTCGCTCAACaatttttggcagatatatatTCCACTTGGCACATTGTTGCTATAATATGTGGTATTTccttatgtaagtatttaagcAAGTttgaatatatgatatatggaATTATCCAATGTATTTGTTTGTAGTAATCTCAATTGCATTGGTTACACTAATGCACTGGATGTCGCGCATTATTTCATGGCTTATCTGTGTGCTGGTTATTGTGGCCAGTTTGGCTTTGACGGCTGCGCTGTGGTATGCATATTATAGCATACGAAATAAGTCACACGCAAACGCTCAATTTTCAATGTTGGAAGAATTTATAAGAAATGAAGAAGCCGTTTACATTCTCGCTATATTAGCCACCATCGCTTTGGTGAGTGAAATGCATTTACCGTGtagttaataattaaaaactcaTTTCATAATACATTCCTTTTTGTATATAACTGTACTTTCAGATAGTTCTCGTTGTTATTATTTACTTCCTTAAAAATAAGCTATCTGGTTTATCGGCGCTCTTTGAAGAGGCTGGCATATGTATGATGAACTTACCGGGCTTACTAATAGCTCCGTTATTGGCGTTTGCGGCGTTAGCCTTGTTTTTGGTATTCTGGGTATTGGTGGTAGTTTGCAT encodes:
- the LOC106623939 gene encoding phosphatidylserine lipase ABHD16A, which produces MGFLNYVFGPKLYQEYGLDKKLYEPGGLERLGDQIISTLSLMWNISYYTSPFIVTFLYKRGYLVADSISSFAKFSTSIGIIVVITLCIRGFGRTQSKSYVKMIKAIEMSKLSSSDEETKRALRKFDFDFRSWMVNFDARSVQGDDKKRQLISASSRDSRQLRFANLPCKIAAYFAIHTFGIRMIYPGYIKILQNYLNSFLIEGRAKLVEDHNAVRYKVKTVDFNEIDSIFVDNRQNGSTNGNTLVICSEGNAAYYEIGIMSTPLSLKYSVLGWNHPGFAGSTGAPYPEQDKNAIDAVVQLAIHRLGFAVEDIILYGWSIGGVSALWASNLYPDVKGVILDATFDDILYLAQSRMPESLSGIVRLGIREYCNLNNVESIQNYNGPISLIRRTEDEIISEDNRIETNRGNYLVLTLLKYRYPLIFKTSQLTRIKKLISRPVDPKSFSLNNDDLCMSRLITYASDQGKSFPMLIGEDYTEDTRDQMADFLLRKHFRDYKSTHCTPLPKDLFDIPWDIPIENGFVFT
- the LOC106623949 gene encoding uncharacterized protein isoform X1, which translates into the protein MNTRNIYKWLVLLSAVSLASCFWSNRVIEDFINSFSNVAEDDECDQPDACDEMQVMLHLACIRVTSPERILLLLTSDSLPKACTKTSSVMQHINETLTDCVPLPTTNLYMRLYRALIFFYGQMCGPAETKSKHLEKYRSCITELRDDLIDCEGPADWFEKRSKTYVCRQFTEIINCDYVRAAMLCGLKPARLLRSFAAEVINKALLSKCPVSSTLPHVNNPMSDGGSRSFPHVSPVQVYIFLLAFMLQCLMQ
- the LOC106623949 gene encoding uncharacterized protein isoform X2; protein product: MNTRNIYKWLVLLSAVSLASCFWSNRVIEDFINSFSNVAEDDECDQPDACDEMQVMLHLACIRVTSPERILLLLTSDSLPKACTKTSSVMQHINETLTDCVPLPTTNLYMRLYRALIFFYGQMCGPAETKSKHLEKYRSCITELRDDLIDCEGPADWFEKRSKTQFTEIINCDYVRAAMLCGLKPARLLRSFAAEVINKALLSKCPVSSTLPHVNNPMSDGGSRSFPHVSPVQVYIFLLAFMLQCLMQ
- the Ctl1 gene encoding choline transporter-like 1, whose product is MGCAESKDGDEPQMNRPKYRTCTDTFWLATFILFWLFLIVIAIFSFVYGNPLRVINGYDSFGNTCGVKRNEKFTNFPLSGMNTIDKPQLFYFDFKNPRQSIKICVKECPSRNISDVKELYRYYMDTNTKLCRYDFNMDTILNTNIKNIDEYFNFLGPCPKLPIYEESPVLHRCMPKGNNAKELYNLLNSWDVAQQFLADIYSTWHIVAIICGISLLISIALVTLMHWMSRIISWLICVLVIVASLALTAALWYAYYSIRNKSHANAQFSMLEEFIRNEEAVYILAILATIALIVLVVIIYFLKNKLSGLSALFEEAGICMMNLPGLLIAPLLAFAALALFLVFWVLVVVCIATASAPGQSPIAPFDNTAAHQQPFPTDITPPKNTTDASFKTILRVEYTDAKAIKSMFWIYVIGLIWTTEFIFACQQFSLAAAVAFWYFQKPTSTPTTYAIGKLLKYHLGTVAKGSFVITIFKIPRLILTYLYAKFKKAEDKGSECASCCLKCCICGFWLLEKFIRFLNHNAYTVVAIESINFCPAAGIAWNAMATNALQVATINSIGDFILFLGKVLVAALSGLIGIFVLKDRPGLNFYMAPVIFIIIFSFFIAHIILTLFEMVVDTLFLCVCEDKTINGRGGRWAQSNLAKLVGEEPLQPGEEPPIQVVEMMPINKEPFSMTRMPSTDVVDGITQ